The Halalkalibacter krulwichiae genome has a segment encoding these proteins:
- a CDS encoding enoyl-CoA hydratase/isomerase family protein, translating to MTTVETGQKNLTVVKKNGVAEVHIHVNKTNSYDLEYYKELNAAIDDIRFDTDIKVAVLMSDMPKFFSAGANINFLKASEPRFKTQFCLFCNETLDKIARSPQVWIACLEGHTVGGGLEMALACDLRFMGDAAGKIGLPEITLGVLAGTGGTQRLARQVGHSKALDLNLTGETLSPQEALDIQLVDRVFPQEETRAKTLEYAEKIANSATYAASNIKLSIMNGKEMPLNVAIRYEGELQNLLFRSNDAQEGLSAFIEKRPADWSGQ from the coding sequence GTTGAAACAGGTCAAAAAAATCTTACAGTGGTAAAGAAAAATGGCGTTGCAGAGGTGCATATTCACGTAAATAAAACAAATTCGTATGACCTTGAGTACTACAAAGAGCTAAATGCTGCAATTGATGATATTCGTTTTGATACAGATATTAAAGTAGCTGTGCTAATGAGTGATATGCCAAAGTTCTTCTCAGCAGGTGCAAACATTAACTTCCTTAAAGCTTCTGAGCCGCGCTTTAAGACTCAGTTCTGCCTATTCTGTAACGAAACATTAGATAAAATCGCTCGTTCTCCACAAGTATGGATCGCATGTCTAGAAGGACATACAGTAGGTGGCGGTTTAGAAATGGCTCTAGCTTGTGACTTACGTTTCATGGGTGATGCAGCTGGTAAAATTGGTCTTCCAGAAATTACACTAGGTGTCTTGGCTGGTACTGGTGGTACACAACGTCTAGCTCGCCAAGTAGGTCACTCTAAAGCATTAGACTTAAACTTAACAGGTGAAACACTTTCTCCACAAGAAGCATTAGACATTCAATTAGTAGATCGTGTCTTCCCTCAAGAAGAAACAAGAGCAAAAACATTAGAGTATGCTGAAAAGATTGCAAACAGTGCTACTTATGCAGCATCTAATATTAAGTTATCAATTATGAATGGTAAGGAAATGCCTTTAAATGTTGCGATTCGTTATGAAGGTGAACTACAAAACCTATTATTCCGTTCGAATGATGCACAAGAAGGTCTAAGCGCATTCATTGAAAAACGCCCAGCAGACTGGTCTGGACAATAA